One window from the genome of Micromonospora aurantiaca ATCC 27029 encodes:
- a CDS encoding AEC family transporter codes for MSLVSAFVPIWILTAVGYAACRWGLLGEAAASVLGRFVFHLAMPAALFLALSRMPLSGFAGRSLLAFAVSTVAVIGFGWAGASRLFGRGPGERPIWGMAAGYVNSANLGIPIATQVLGDVSFLAVVVLLQVLVVAPVILVALDRRSDPAGRIRVRRIASLPVRNPVILASLLGVACSATGLRLPSAAAAPLTLLAGAAVPAALVALGASLHRTAPSRAEPAEPAGAAELAAVSALKLVAQPVVAYAAGLALHLSAPQLLAVVVCAGLPTAQNTFIFAQEYGVGEAVANRAVVVTTTLSLATLAVAATLLG; via the coding sequence ATGAGCTTGGTATCGGCGTTCGTACCGATCTGGATCCTCACCGCGGTCGGCTACGCGGCCTGCCGTTGGGGCCTGCTGGGCGAGGCGGCGGCGTCGGTGCTCGGCCGGTTCGTGTTCCATCTTGCGATGCCGGCCGCCCTGTTCCTGGCCCTGTCCCGGATGCCGCTGTCCGGGTTCGCCGGCCGCTCGCTGCTCGCCTTCGCGGTGAGCACCGTCGCGGTGATCGGGTTCGGGTGGGCCGGCGCGAGCCGCCTGTTCGGTCGCGGGCCCGGTGAACGGCCGATCTGGGGCATGGCCGCCGGGTACGTGAACTCGGCGAACCTCGGCATCCCGATCGCGACGCAGGTTCTCGGCGACGTGTCGTTCCTGGCGGTGGTGGTGCTGCTGCAAGTGCTGGTGGTGGCGCCCGTGATCCTGGTCGCCCTGGACCGGCGCAGCGACCCGGCCGGGCGGATCAGGGTGCGCCGGATCGCCTCCCTGCCCGTACGCAACCCGGTGATCCTGGCGTCGCTGCTCGGTGTCGCGTGCTCGGCTACCGGCCTGCGCCTGCCGTCGGCGGCCGCTGCGCCGCTGACGCTGTTGGCCGGTGCCGCGGTTCCGGCCGCCCTGGTCGCGCTCGGCGCGTCGCTGCACCGCACGGCGCCGTCGCGGGCAGAACCGGCCGAGCCGGCCGGGGCGGCCGAGCTGGCCGCGGTCAGCGCGCTGAAGCTGGTTGCGCAGCCGGTCGTCGCGTACGCGGCCGGGCTGGCCCTGCACCTGTCCGCGCCGCAGCTGCTCGCCGTGGTGGTGTGCGCGGGCCTGCCGACGGCGCAGAACACGTTCATCTTCGCCCAGGAGTACGGCGTCGGCGAGGCGGTGGCCAACCGGGCGGTGGTGGTGACCACGACGCTGTCGCTGGCCACACTGGCCGTGGCGGCGACGCTGCTCGGGTAG
- a CDS encoding GIY-YIG nuclease family protein: MVPVTIPERRSADVPTDEERVDEALRLLSGVPVALDVAVKRLSRGSGVYAWWAAPSVLPDLPGPPNDSDPSRRMLYLGRATSLRGRILRNHLRRSGSSTLRRTLAGLLVSEGYRTTWTDRVVLVPEDETRLTAWMHEHLRLTWAEDSEPTIIEAELVRRLHPPLNVHGVDPEHIQAAVVAAKNSYNTSSSPAQP, from the coding sequence ATGGTCCCGGTGACCATCCCCGAACGGCGATCCGCCGACGTCCCGACCGACGAAGAACGGGTCGACGAGGCCCTACGGCTGCTCTCCGGCGTGCCGGTCGCCCTCGACGTCGCCGTCAAGCGGCTCAGCCGTGGCAGCGGTGTGTACGCCTGGTGGGCTGCTCCCTCGGTCCTCCCGGACCTCCCCGGACCGCCGAACGACAGCGACCCGTCGCGGCGGATGCTCTATCTCGGCCGGGCGACCAGCCTGCGGGGCCGGATCCTGCGCAACCATCTGCGGCGTTCGGGCAGCTCGACCCTGCGCCGTACGCTGGCCGGCCTCCTCGTATCCGAGGGCTACCGGACCACCTGGACCGACCGGGTGGTCCTGGTCCCCGAGGACGAGACGCGGCTGACCGCGTGGATGCACGAGCACCTGCGCCTGACCTGGGCGGAGGACTCCGAGCCGACGATCATCGAGGCCGAACTCGTCAGGCGTCTGCACCCGCCGCTCAACGTCCACGGCGTCGACCCCGAGCACATCCAGGCCGCAGTGGTCGCCGCCAAGAACTCGTACAACACCAGCAGCAGCCCGGCCCAGCCCTAA
- a CDS encoding nucleotidyltransferase domain-containing protein: protein MTREDAVVALLKLGISREIIDDFPDLPKDVEGLLVYGSQARGDAVPGSDLDALALVARARPTAYSGLVSVSFYTLQQLESGIGTLFGSHLKRDAKIAWDKHGKLSKVVSSMGEVDAGRLFLRVREMSTLFTNLDYDLPKYLPGLLRQARYLLRSCLYAQSIDVGEPCFSVRELAYRHNDMNLVQLLASRQKADAAAADLTACLSWLHRLIGEFPLSENGSLEATVVNEWGRPSDTLSMAFMALGATGNGSDYAEVEKILL, encoded by the coding sequence GTGACGCGGGAGGACGCGGTTGTCGCGCTGCTGAAGCTGGGTATAAGCAGGGAGATCATAGACGACTTCCCTGATCTTCCTAAAGACGTCGAAGGGCTTCTAGTCTATGGGAGCCAAGCGCGCGGGGATGCGGTACCCGGTTCCGATCTGGATGCTCTCGCACTGGTGGCCAGGGCTCGTCCCACCGCTTACTCCGGGTTAGTGAGCGTCAGCTTCTATACCCTCCAACAACTGGAGTCTGGCATCGGAACTCTCTTCGGGTCACATCTCAAGCGAGACGCAAAGATTGCTTGGGACAAGCACGGTAAGTTGTCTAAGGTTGTAAGCTCGATGGGTGAGGTCGACGCGGGTCGACTTTTTTTGCGGGTGCGCGAGATGTCGACGCTATTCACTAACCTGGACTATGATCTGCCTAAGTATCTCCCGGGCCTTCTAAGGCAGGCGCGCTATTTGCTGCGCAGTTGCCTCTACGCACAATCAATAGACGTCGGCGAGCCCTGCTTCTCCGTTCGTGAGTTAGCGTACCGTCACAACGACATGAATCTTGTACAGCTCTTGGCTTCGCGGCAGAAGGCTGACGCAGCAGCCGCCGACTTGACCGCTTGTCTGTCGTGGCTGCATAGGCTCATTGGCGAGTTCCCCCTAAGCGAGAATGGCTCTCTCGAGGCCACTGTGGTTAATGAATGGGGGCGCCCGAGCGACACACTTTCGATGGCATTCATGGCACTCGGAGCTACAGGGAACGGATCCGACTACGCTGAAGTGGAGAAGATTCTGCTGTGA
- a CDS encoding metallophosphoesterase — MNVEVAFVGDVHGNVDALRGLCDLLKSRGVPHMVFLGDYINKGPQSAAVMRELLAQSGAGRATLLAGNHESVLLEAFNAEDLTAFLKMGGAMTIRSYVKGRVGADVFREFKASFPSEHLEALQRMPQTYETDELIAQHLPPPLSAKKFRISGHLPVGELPRVGRNFAQLDTGCGDASGRLSALLWPSRDVVQVDARGTLLIG; from the coding sequence GTGAATGTCGAGGTTGCCTTCGTCGGCGACGTTCATGGGAATGTGGACGCCCTCCGAGGACTTTGCGATCTGCTGAAGTCTCGGGGTGTCCCGCACATGGTTTTCCTTGGCGACTATATCAACAAGGGACCGCAGTCTGCTGCGGTAATGCGCGAGCTGCTTGCGCAATCAGGGGCCGGTCGGGCGACCCTTCTTGCAGGCAATCATGAGTCTGTGTTGCTTGAAGCCTTCAATGCGGAGGATTTAACTGCGTTCCTCAAAATGGGAGGAGCTATGACGATCCGTTCGTATGTGAAGGGGAGAGTAGGCGCGGACGTCTTCAGAGAATTCAAAGCAAGCTTTCCAAGCGAGCACTTGGAAGCGCTACAACGTATGCCTCAGACCTACGAGACAGACGAACTGATCGCCCAGCACCTGCCGCCTCCCCTGTCTGCGAAGAAGTTCCGAATCAGCGGGCATCTTCCGGTCGGGGAACTGCCACGGGTAGGGCGCAACTTCGCGCAACTCGATACCGGCTGTGGCGATGCATCTGGTCGACTTAGCGCTCTTCTATGGCCTAGCCGCGACGTCGTCCAAGTCGATGCCAGAGGCACCCTCTTGATCGGGTGA
- a CDS encoding HD domain-containing protein — translation MSEDQDAAGAMSFIFEAGVLKRAARTGWWFAGVKHPESIAEHSFRTALIGIMLAAMEGADPARVSMLCVLHDTQETRITDIPHIAKRYLTAAPNTAVTADQVADCPPAVADVITAAVAEYEAGETLEAVVARDADKLECLVQAVEYRHQGVADVQRWIESSRAALRTTSAHRLADAALSGVPMAWLNSPRP, via the coding sequence ATGAGCGAGGACCAGGACGCCGCAGGGGCCATGAGCTTCATCTTCGAGGCCGGCGTGCTCAAGCGCGCCGCCCGTACCGGCTGGTGGTTCGCCGGCGTGAAGCACCCCGAGTCGATCGCCGAACACTCGTTCCGCACGGCGCTCATCGGCATTATGCTCGCGGCCATGGAGGGCGCCGACCCGGCCCGAGTCTCGATGTTGTGCGTCCTGCACGACACGCAGGAAACCCGGATCACCGACATTCCCCACATCGCCAAGCGCTACCTCACCGCCGCGCCCAACACAGCCGTCACCGCCGACCAAGTCGCCGACTGCCCGCCCGCCGTCGCCGACGTGATCACCGCTGCCGTCGCCGAGTATGAGGCCGGCGAAACCCTGGAGGCGGTGGTGGCACGGGACGCGGACAAGTTGGAGTGTCTCGTCCAAGCGGTCGAGTACCGGCATCAGGGAGTCGCGGACGTCCAGCGGTGGATCGAGAGCTCGCGGGCTGCACTGCGGACTACGTCCGCTCACCGTCTTGCTGACGCTGCCTTGAGCGGCGTACCGATGGCGTGGCTGAACTCACCGCGTCCGTGA
- a CDS encoding helix-turn-helix domain-containing protein, producing the protein MAGHRSSTPQRGEVTGYLLKLIRESVPLTQEQLAAHLDVDRVTVQSWESGRRPFTAVPFGQAVAIRQRLGRLGANTKLLAALDDAAEADLILAALLRDEADRSPIAEQPLGWSVLTHRLTDLILWSVLGQTPTFIRSLPTPRRRGPVATAPLLPADERQAFFVRLRVLAERSASEREPDVLLHRQACFLAGMDPTGASASWLAEGTTRTARQITRFHTWSPLWPDMRSMVTSLANQGDPEPLRDFITHAHPDDACERAALNYSAYWVGEIPYRHRDDSFMPAALGDWRGVVLFRHLVDRLAIGHPFVDLNVHNLWALLVARRGLAHDDLATGQTLADRCAMLLESDQLSRQSRQELTSILYSLRADGVTGTGTGR; encoded by the coding sequence TTGGCAGGTCACCGCAGTTCCACGCCGCAACGAGGCGAGGTGACGGGCTACCTCCTGAAGCTCATTCGGGAATCCGTGCCGCTCACCCAAGAGCAACTCGCCGCGCATCTGGACGTGGACCGGGTGACCGTTCAGAGCTGGGAGTCGGGGCGCAGGCCGTTCACCGCCGTCCCATTCGGTCAGGCCGTTGCGATTCGCCAGCGGCTCGGACGCCTCGGAGCGAACACGAAGCTGCTGGCCGCTCTCGACGATGCCGCCGAGGCAGACCTCATCCTTGCGGCGCTCCTCCGGGACGAGGCGGACCGATCCCCCATCGCCGAGCAACCCCTCGGCTGGTCGGTGCTGACGCACCGCCTGACCGACCTGATCCTCTGGAGCGTTCTCGGACAGACGCCGACCTTCATCAGGAGCCTGCCCACACCCCGCCGACGCGGCCCCGTGGCGACCGCCCCGCTCCTGCCCGCCGACGAGAGGCAGGCCTTCTTCGTACGCCTTCGCGTACTCGCTGAACGCTCCGCCTCCGAACGCGAGCCGGATGTCCTGCTGCACCGGCAAGCGTGCTTCCTTGCCGGCATGGATCCCACAGGCGCCTCCGCGTCATGGCTCGCCGAAGGCACCACCCGGACGGCCCGTCAGATCACCCGCTTCCACACCTGGTCACCGCTGTGGCCCGACATGCGGTCGATGGTGACTTCCCTGGCGAACCAGGGAGACCCGGAACCGCTGAGAGACTTCATCACCCACGCCCACCCGGACGATGCCTGTGAGCGGGCTGCGCTCAACTACTCCGCCTACTGGGTCGGTGAGATCCCGTACCGGCATCGCGACGACTCGTTCATGCCCGCCGCGCTAGGAGACTGGCGAGGAGTCGTGCTGTTCCGGCACCTGGTTGACCGCCTCGCCATCGGCCACCCGTTCGTCGACCTCAACGTGCACAACCTCTGGGCTCTGCTCGTAGCCAGGCGCGGCCTCGCTCACGACGACCTCGCGACCGGGCAAACGCTGGCCGACCGATGCGCCATGCTGCTCGAGAGCGACCAGCTATCCAGGCAGTCGCGACAAGAACTAACGTCTATCCTCTACAGCCTCCGCGCTGACGGAGTCACCGGTACAGGGACGGGCAGATGA
- a CDS encoding tetratricopeptide repeat protein, producing the protein MVDALPFRIFLASPGDLEHEREVVRACVDEHNTRRSGHSSVTYEVVGWDRVRGTARRPQEAINELISESHFMVAMFKGTWGSEPGSPWGYSSGTEEELFTGLLELGRAEQPMRDVWTAFLKHDSPADPIVNLRKQMSSHHSVMYEAVEDARELRNKLTERLLTWEVVVNSSKIPRHIELLPSSGRDVLRAANLRLRGEKLIDLGQTEAGIIALREATNLGGPGEHLAYARFLARDGDFDAAYTSTQQAIDQILDGASHLYSPLAAEAFAAQAGLLRRVGRYVDAIGRLRQALTLLDENDAFGQKIRCRILDELGLAYSKVDNPQLARRSFEDALAVRRRTGNEPDICQSLVNLARLEVRAENLKMAADHADEVIKTLCTMPPTALHANAEVLGAQVRLRQGRPNDGLPFGERALSLNRQLGNRRGEAIALKLLAQCYRSAGRRVEAESYAQACLELNTSMHNTQGAQEAQWILDHLDE; encoded by the coding sequence ATGGTCGATGCACTGCCGTTTCGGATCTTCTTGGCGTCGCCTGGCGACCTTGAGCACGAACGCGAGGTTGTGCGCGCTTGCGTTGATGAGCACAACACTCGGCGAAGCGGCCATAGCAGCGTCACCTACGAAGTGGTCGGGTGGGACCGTGTCAGAGGGACAGCGAGGCGGCCGCAGGAGGCCATCAACGAACTCATCAGCGAGAGCCACTTCATGGTGGCAATGTTCAAGGGGACGTGGGGCAGCGAGCCCGGTAGCCCTTGGGGATACTCCTCCGGCACTGAGGAAGAGCTATTCACGGGTCTACTCGAACTCGGCCGCGCCGAACAGCCAATGCGGGATGTATGGACGGCCTTCTTGAAGCATGACTCACCCGCTGATCCGATCGTGAATCTTCGAAAGCAGATGTCTAGCCACCACTCGGTAATGTACGAGGCGGTAGAGGACGCCCGCGAGCTACGGAATAAGCTAACGGAGCGCCTCTTGACGTGGGAGGTGGTGGTAAATTCTTCTAAGATTCCCCGGCATATCGAGCTGCTTCCCTCGTCTGGGCGTGACGTCCTGCGCGCCGCCAACTTGCGACTCCGAGGGGAGAAGTTGATCGATCTTGGTCAGACCGAAGCCGGGATAATCGCATTGAGAGAAGCCACGAACTTGGGCGGACCAGGCGAGCACCTGGCATACGCTAGATTCCTGGCAAGGGACGGCGACTTCGATGCTGCTTACACATCGACACAGCAGGCAATAGATCAGATTCTAGATGGCGCTTCACACCTGTATTCACCACTTGCGGCGGAAGCGTTCGCAGCTCAAGCTGGTTTACTGCGACGGGTAGGCCGTTATGTCGATGCCATCGGCCGACTTAGGCAAGCGCTAACGCTCCTCGACGAAAACGATGCTTTCGGCCAGAAGATCCGATGCCGCATTCTCGATGAACTTGGGCTCGCATACTCGAAAGTAGACAATCCTCAGCTGGCTCGCCGAAGCTTCGAAGATGCATTGGCGGTCAGGCGACGCACTGGAAACGAGCCGGATATTTGCCAATCGCTAGTCAATCTCGCGAGGCTGGAGGTAAGGGCAGAGAATCTGAAGATGGCAGCCGACCATGCGGACGAGGTGATCAAGACGCTATGCACCATGCCTCCAACTGCACTACATGCCAACGCCGAGGTGCTCGGCGCCCAAGTGCGTCTTCGACAAGGCCGGCCGAACGACGGATTACCGTTTGGCGAGCGGGCGCTGTCGCTGAACCGCCAGCTCGGAAACAGACGTGGTGAGGCAATCGCACTGAAGCTGCTTGCGCAGTGTTACCGCTCGGCCGGACGGCGAGTTGAGGCGGAATCGTACGCACAGGCATGCCTTGAACTAAACACATCTATGCACAACACGCAGGGTGCGCAAGAGGCACAGTGGATTCTTGATCATCTGGATGAATGA
- a CDS encoding helix-turn-helix domain-containing protein, whose translation MNHDAASILRGLAANRRLTPRAISRASGRAESTIRQLLSGAVPPGADVLHDIAPALQMPVADLLVIAGLPVVDVSAREGAYAASQEIGRLVAVASRLSSEQVRELITRAEDQVE comes from the coding sequence GTGAACCATGACGCCGCGTCGATCCTGCGTGGCCTCGCGGCGAACCGTCGTCTCACACCACGAGCGATCAGCCGTGCCTCTGGCCGAGCTGAATCGACGATCCGGCAGCTTCTCAGTGGTGCCGTCCCGCCAGGAGCCGACGTCCTCCACGACATCGCTCCTGCCTTGCAGATGCCGGTGGCGGACCTCTTGGTGATCGCCGGATTGCCCGTCGTGGATGTCTCCGCGAGGGAAGGCGCCTACGCGGCGAGCCAGGAGATCGGCAGGCTGGTAGCTGTTGCCAGCCGGCTCTCATCGGAGCAGGTGCGGGAGCTGATCACGCGTGCGGAGGACCAGGTTGAGTGA